The Mangrovibacterium diazotrophicum DNA window GGCCAAAGGATCTGTTGATTTTAACAAAAACGTTGGCCCACACATCGCATCCATCACCAGTGCAATAACATCCGTTGACACCAGCTGTGTTAACTGGCCATCCAATAATGATGACGCGAAACTACTATCAATCCTTATCTTTTACCTGAAACCGGGCCACGAGTGGACTTTTTCGCAAACCATCAAGAAGTTCGACAAAGCTGTTAAAGAAAATAACCGCGAAGGGCACTATCTCTTTATCTGGCCCGAAAACGGACTGCCAGGTCCCCGGGTGACTCTGGTGATGCCTCATAAAAACTGGGCAGACATGGAGGGACCTAAAGAGTCGTTAGGCGATTTTATTTACCGTGTTATGGGAGCCGATGAAGCGCAGAAGTTTTGGGACGACATCAACAGTGCCATCCGTTCAACAGAAAGCTTTGTGCTAAAAGTACGCCCGGATCTCTCTGTACTCCATGACAATTAGAATTGACACGACCTTCAATTTGCACAAAAAAAGATGTCATCTTTTCGAAAAGATGACATCTTTTTTAATTGACAGAAGATCCGGAAACGAGTTCAGGATGGCCTTATAATCAGCGCTTTCACTTACTTTCTAAAGTAGTTTTCGCCAGGGAAAACTTCCAGTTTATCGCTTCCCGGCTTTTTATAGCTCAGCTTAATGCTTTGCCCGTAAATGGTGTTGAAATACTTCACCGTCACCGGGTAATAACCCGCCTTCAACTCTACTTTCCCTGATTGCATGCAGTCGTAGTTGAAGCCATTATTGTCAATCACCAACTGGTCGCCAATGTACAATCCTGCTCCACACGAGCTATTCAAGAGGAAGAAATAAACACCGTCGGTAGGCACTTTGATGTAGCCGGTAAATTCCCAGCCCTTCATTTTTCCCATAATCTCTGCAGGGATCACCAGCCAATCAACCGTTCCGGTTTTCTCCGGTTCGCCGCCTACTTCCTCAAACGAATCAAACGGCCCGTTGTAGAATTTGTAGTCCAGCCCCTTTTCCGGGTTCTTCAGTTTCACAGGTTTCACCTCGCGTTTTTTCAATACAGAAGTTACCGTGTAACTGCGGCTGTCGTCGCGCAGGTAAGCAGCAACCTTCAGCGTGATATCACTATCGAGTTTCAGTGTAAGCGGCCCCTCGTAAACTTTCGAGAACTCGGTTGGCTCGCTGCCGTCCGTCGTATAACGCATCACGGCAGTTTCAGCAGCACAGCTCAGCGAAATGGTTGCTTCTTTCGAGTTGTAAATCTGCACCGGGCTCAATCCCTCCGGCGGCGGCACGCGGAAATGAATGCCATTGTTCGCCAAGCGCAGGTAATTGTCGTCCATGCGCATCTCGAAGTCAGCAAAATCTTTGTTCTCCGGCTGTGTCCACTGCACCTCCGACAAGGCACATAAGCGCGGATAAATCATGTACTCCAAATGCGCTGCAGTAGGTATGTATTCGGTCCAGACGTTCGCCTGGGTTCCCAAAATCAGCTTTTGCTTTTCCTTATCCAAATGTGACGGAACCGGATCGTAGCTGTACACTTCCTCGAGGTCAGTCAACCCGCCAATGGCTGTTGGCTCGTTTGGATCAGTTGACTGGTAGTGGTCGAAGTAGCACCAGTTACCGGGAGTCATCACCACTTTATGCCCCAGCTCAGCAGCTTCAATACCGCCTTGCTCGCCACGCCACGACATCACCGCCGCATTTTCAGCCAATCCACCTTCGAGGATCTCATCCCAACCGATCAGTTTTTTGCCTTTTTTCTCGAGGTAATGCTCCATACGCTGAATGAAATAGCTTTGCAGCTCATGCTCGTCTTTGCAACCTTCTTCTTTCATACGCTTCTGGCACAACGGACACTTCTTCCAGTTCTCTTTCGGACACTCGTCGCCCCCAACGTGGAAATACGCACCGGGGAAAAGCGGAATCACCTCGTCCAAAACATCTTCCAAAAACTTGAAGGTCGATTCCTTTCCGGCGCAGTATACATTCTCCGAAACACCCCAAATCGTCCAGGGACGAAGCGTATCGTTGAAACATCCCAGCCAGGGATAAGCAGCCAGAGCCGCCTGCGCGTGTCCGGGCATTTCAATCTCGGGAATGATGGTAATATGACGAGCCTGTGCATAGGCCACCACATCTTTCACCTGCTCCTGCGTGTAGAAACCACCACTCTTTTCACCCTCCCAGGTGCGCGGGTAGTTGGACATGTGCCCAACCACAGTAGAGTCGCGCCATGCACCAACCTCAGTCAATAGCGGGTACTTCTTAATTTCAATCCGCCAGCCCTGATCTTCGGTTAAATGCCAATGGAAGGTATTCAGTTTGTAACGCGACATTTGGTCGATCAACTTTTTAACCACGTCAACCGAGTAAAAATGCCGGCATACATCCAGGTGCATTCCACGCCATTCGAAGCGCGGCTCGTCATCAATCTTTACCAATGGTAGTTCCACCGCACCTTTCTCCAGAGGAGGCAACAGCTGAAGGAAAGTTTGGATTCCGTAAAATACACCTGCCGACGTTTTCGCTACTATTTCATATTGTTTGGCTGAAGAACGAATCTTGTAAGCTTCGTCACCCTCGATACTGGAATCAATATCGAGAACGATCGCAGTGTTGGCGGACACACTTTTTGATATTAGAAAAGGGAAACCAGTAGCTTCTGAAAGTGCCATTTTCAGATATTCAGCTTCATTTTCCAGATATTTGTTCGCGCAAACAATCTGCACATCTCCGCCCAGTTGAAAACTTCCCTGAAGGACTTCCAACTGGTTCGGCTTTGGCACCAAACTCAAGGTTTTACTGGTATTCTGGGCAATCAGCTGTACCGTAAAACAAAGGCTCAAAACCGTTAAAATCAAGAATTTTCTCATGTCTAATTTTTAGGATTAAGGATGCAGCAATATACAATTAAAATACGACGGACTCAAAAAAGCACCACGATAGGTGCTTGAAAAACCGACAAAAATCCGCCCAAATGAACGACAGGAAAAATGAAGAATTGCTAACTAACCACGAGCAAACAAATGATGAAATTGCACCAATGATAGTTCAAACCGTACAAAAAACAATTTCTTCACACTGCTAATTCCATCAAACCAAAGCTTTTATATAAATTGCAGCAAAATTGCTTTCATGAAAATGCTTATTCGCTTTGGGATTATTGTATACCTGGCTTTTTTATTCGTGGTACCGACGGCCAAAGGCCAAATTCGAAAAGAAATTCGAATCCCCGACATTTTGGGTTACCAGACCCTAAAATGCGACTTTCATATGCACACGGTTTTCTCCGACGGCGACGTCTGGCCAACAGTTCGTGTACAGGAAGCCTGGCGCGAAGGACTGGATGTGATTGCCATTAGCGATCACATCGAATACCGGCCTCACTCCGAGGATATTGATGCTGACCTCAACCGTTCGTACGAAGTGGCAAAACCGCTGGCAGACCAGATGGGAATTGTTTTGGTTCCCGCAGTAGAAATAACACGCAACATGCCGCCGGGACACCTGAATGCCCTGTTTGTGAAAAACGCCAACTTGCTGGAACGCGAAGACTGGTACGAGGCCTGCGTTGAAGCCAAAGAACAGGGAGCTTTCGTTTTTTGGAATCATCCAGGTTGGGAAGTTCAGCAACCCGACACAATGAAATGGTGGCCGGAACACAGCAGGCTTTTAAATGCCGGCATTCTAAAAGGGATTGAAATTTATAATGATAAACAATTCTACCCAAAAGCCTTAAACTGGGCCCAGGAAAAGAATTTGGTCATCCTTGGCAATTCAGACCTGCACGAACCAAGCCAGCAACAATATAACGGAGAAGACCAAAAACGGCCGATGACCCTGGTTTTCTCGCTCGATAAAACGGAAGCGGCTATTAAAGCTGCCCTGCTGGATAATCGCACGGCTGTATTGTTCAACGACACGTTGATCGGTGATCGTCGTTTTCTGACTCCGATCTTTATTGGAGCCATTCAGCTAAAAAGCAAAAAGCTGAACCTCCAAAATCAGGACATCAAATACCTGCAAATTTATAACAACAGCGATATTCCGTTCAAACTGCAACAGCGCCAGCCATCGGTTGGCTTTTCGTGCCCGAAGGAAATTATTCTTCCACCTAACCGGACTGTTTCAATTGAACTGACCGGAATTTCCGATGAAGTTGCTCAGATGACAACACTGAAAATGTTTTACGAAGCAACCAACCTGATCACGAAAAGAGGGGAAAATCTACCGGTGAATATTGACGTGCCGAACAAGTAAAAAGCATAGAATACGGGCGTTTGGAACAAGACATAAAAAAAGCGGTGGAACCCGATCCACCGCTTACCTCCAAACAAACAACTAAAATTACCTTTCATACTTTGCAGTGCTCAACCAATCAACCCCAATAAATAATGATAAAAAAGAATAAAAAAGAACTGCAAAGCTGTACAGCTTATTACGGCCCCATTTTTCAGATAGTTTCATAATAAAACATACTCTACAACAGCATATTTCCGTAAACCTTTTTCACCCTTGCCGTATAGTAGGAAAATCAAAAGTGTTTGAAAATTTGCTTTTAACTGAAATATTTTCTTCTTTTGAAACTCGTTTTACGACTTAATGTATAAATACAATATGGCTTCCGTGGTGGGGTCTTCTTTTCGACGAGAAGTTTATAGCCATATTGGTATTTTTAAAAATATAACAATGCATACAAGAATGACAACAATTTGGTGGTGGCGCAAAAACTTTTCACAATACCGTGGAGAGGCGTAACTGTCATGTCAATCATGTATGAGAAAGCGGCTTATCGGACACGGTAAGCCGCTTTTTTGTTTTTTATCCGTACAAATTGAAAAATAACCAAATATGAAACCAATTCAAGTTAAAGTCGACGTTAAAAAGATCTTGGGCGACACGCTTACTCCGGTGAGTGTTTACCTGAAGTTCCGTGATCTTTTCCCTAAATCGGTGCTATTGGAAAGCTCCGACTACCATGGCAACGAAAATGCCTACTCATTCATCTGCATCAAGCCACTGGCTGGTTTTGAGGCCAATGAAGGCGAAATTACGGTTGAGTATCCCGGAGGAGTGATTGAGAAACTACAGGTTGAAGACCATTTCTCAGTTGCTAAAGAACTGAACAACTTTTACAAAACGTTCCAGCTGTCAGGCAAGACCAAGGAAGCTCCGGCCAACGGATTGTTCGGTTACCTCAGTTACGACTCGGTGAAGTATTTCGAGAAGATTGAAATTAAAACCGAGAAGAAAGATGCCTACGCAATCCCTGAAGTTCGGTACCATTTCTACAAATATATCCTGGCAATCGATCACGCAAAAGACATGATTTCGTTGATCGAGAATCTACCTGAAGGAGAAATTTCGGAAATGAGCCAGATTGAATCGTTGTTGAAAAACCTGACCTTCCCTTCTACAACTTTTGAACCGGTTGGCGAGGAAGTATCCAACATTACCGACGATGAATATCGCCACATGGTAACCAAAGGTAAAGAACACTGTTTCCGGGGCGACGTTTTCCAGATTGTTTTGTCCCGCCAGTTTTCGCAAAAATATAAAGGTGATGAATTCCAATTGTACCGCGCGCTGCGGACTGTGAATCCATCACCTTATTTGTTTTTCTTCGATTATGGTGATTACCGCATCTTTGGCTCAAGCCCGGAAGCTGAGTTGCGCATCAAGAAAGGTCGTGCCATTATCAACCCGATTGCCGGAACTTTCCGCCGCACCGGAAACGATGAGCAGGATCGTCTGCTGGCCGAAAAGCTTTGTGCCGATCCAAAAGAAAATGCAGAACATGTGATGCTGGTTGATCTGGCCCGCAACGACCTGAGCCGCAATGCCGACGATGTACGCGTGGACAACTACCGCGAAGTGCAATACTTTTCACATGTCATCCACCTGGTTTCGGAAGTTTCGGGCAAGCTCCCGGACGACACCAACATGATCTCGGTATTGGGGAACTCATTTCCGGCCGGAACACTATCCGGAGCACCGAAGCACATGGCCATGCAGCTGATCGATCGCTACGAAAATCAACGCCGTAGCTATTATGGAGGTACCATTGGTTTCATCGGATTCGACGATAGCCTGAACCATGCCATCATGATTCGTTCGTTCCTCGCCAAAGGAAATACGCTGTTCTACCAGGCAGGCGCGGGAATCGTTGCCGGATCGGTTGAAGAAAATGAGTTACAGGAAGTAAATAACAAGCTGGCTGCATTGAAGAAGGCCATTGAAATTGCTAAAGAATTATAATCTACCACTGTTATGAAAATAGTAGTCATCGATAATTACGATTCATTCACCTACAACCTGGTGCATGCAATCAAAAAAATATCCGGCCAGCCTGTTGATGTGATCCGCAACGACGAATTGGAGCTGAGCGACCTTGAAAAATACGACAAGATTGTGCTTTCACCCGGACCAGGTATTCCAACCGAAGCCGGCCTGCTGATGGATATTATCAAAGAATTTGCCCCGCGAAAAAGCATGTTGGGCGTTTGCCTCGGGCATCAAGCAATTGGAGAATCATTTGGTGCTAAATTAACGAACATGAGTCATGTTTTGCATGGTATAGCAACACCAATTTCTGTAACTTCGCCCGACCCCATTCTTTTTGAGGAGCTTCCTGAGAAATTCGACGTTGGCCGTTACCACTCTTGGATTGTAGACCAGGAAGGATTACCCGACTGCCTGCAAATAACCAGTCTGGACGAAAACGGACAAATCATGTCGCTGAAGCACAAACAATACGATGTGCGCGGCGTACAATTTCACCCGGAATCGGTGTTGACACCACTCGGAGAGAAGATAATTGCCAACTGGCTAAAGAACTAGAAAATTAGACTTTTAGATATCAGATAACAGACAAATAAAGTTTTCAACTTGAAACTTTAAACCTGAAATTCGAAACTAATTATGAAAGATACCCTGAATTACCTGTTTACAGGAAACAATTTGACGCAAGAACAGGCACGCGATGTGCTGACTCAAATAGCAGAAGGCAAATATACTGATGCGGAAATCGCAGCCTTTTTAACCGTATACCGCATGCGCCTGGTGAAGGCAGAAGAACTAATTGGTTTCCGCGAGGCATTGTTAGACCTTTGCGTGAAAGTTGACTTTTCGGAGTTCGACACCATCGACGTAGTAGGAACCGGTGGTGACGGCAAGAACACATTCAACATATCAACCGCCAGCTGCTTTGTAATTGCCGGTGCAGGCTACAAGGTGACCAAACACGGCAATTATGGTTTGTCATCGGTGAGCGGTGCCTCTAACATGTTTGAATACTTCGGCTACAAATTCAGCAACGATGTGGACAAACTGCGCCGCGAGGTTGATGAAATCGGCATTTGCTTCTTCCATGCACCGCTGTTCCACCCGGCCATGAAAAATGTTGGCCCGGTGCGTCGTGCCTTGAAAGTGCGAACGCTGTTCAACATGATGGGCCCAATCATCAACCCATGCTCGCCGAAAAACCAGTTGGTGGGCGTATCCGATTTACAAATTATGGACCTCTACAACCAGGTGTTTAAGGATGGCGACCAAAGTTACATGCTGGTACACGCACTCGACGGTTACGATGAAGTTTCGTTGACCGGCGATACCCGCTACATCGACAACGGTATGGAAGACAACCTTTCGCCGGATGACTTTGGCTTCTCCGTTTTAACTCCGGAAGAGCTTTCGGGCGGAGCTACCATCGAGGACGCTGCTGCGATTTTCAAAAACATTATGAATGCAACAGCTACAGAAGCACAGATGAACGTGGTGATTGCCAATGCAGCACTTGCGATCAAATGCATGCACCCCGGCAAAACACTAAGCGACTGTGTTGCCGAAGCGAATGAATCGCTGAAAGGTAAAAAAGCACTGGCTGTCTTCACAAAATTAATGAACTCAAATTAAGGCTTCCACCTGGTAAGCTTGATACTTGAAACTTAAAATTTGGAACTTTACCCATGACAATATTAGACGAAATAAATAACAACAAACGCCGGGAGGTGGCTGCTGCCAAGGAAAAGATCAGTTTGGAAGATTTGAAAAAATCGCCATTCTTTGGTCGGAAAACCAACTCGCTGAAAGCAGCTTTACGCACTCCGGGGGCAAGCGGCATTATTGCCGAATTTAAAACCAAGTCGCCTTCCAAAGGGATGATTAACGAGAACGCAGAGGTTACCGAAGTGACTTCGGGCTACGTTGCGGCTGGTGTTAGCGGACTCTCAGTGTTAACAGACCGCAACTATTTTGGAGGGTCGTTCGAAAATCTGGCCAAAGCCCGTTTCACCAACCCGAAAACACCAATTCTGCGGAAGGACTTCATGCTCGATCCCTACCAGGTTTACGAGGCCAAAGCACACGGAGCTGACCTTATTTTGCTGATTGCTGCCAGCCTGAGCAAAGATGAGATGTTAAAGCTGACCGAATTGGCCAAAGAACTCGAATTGGAAGTTCTGGTTGAAGTTCATACTGAAGAAGAAATTGAAAAGCTGAACCCGATGGTTGATTTGGTTGGTGTGAACAACCGTAACCTGAAAACCTTCGAAGTCGATGTAGAAACTTCTATTCGTTTGGGAAAACTTCTACCGGAAGACATGATCCGCATTTCGGAAAGCGGCTTGTCGTCTATCGACAACATTCAATACCTGCGTGCGAACGGTTACGAAGGCTTTTTGATGGGTGAGAATTTCATGAAAACCGAAAACCCGGCGCAAGCTTGTGCGGATTTCATTTCAAAACTAAAGGCCTAAAATGACTGGTTTAAAAATAAAAGTGTGCGGCATGCGTGACCCGAAAAACATTGATGCTGTTTGTTCGGCGTCACCGGATTACATCGGCTTCATCTTTTACCCGAAATCCAAGCGCTATGTCGGCGACAATCCCGACGAATCGATCTTCAGCCGCGTACCCGCTACGACAATAAAAGTTGGCGTATTCGTGAATGAAGATGCCCCAAAAGTGATCGAAATCTGCCAAAAATATAAGCTGCAGGTGGCGCAACTTCACGGGCACGAGTCGGTAGACTATTGCAGAGAAATCAAAAATGCAGGACTGACGGTTTTTAAAGCGTTCTCGGTTTTTGATGACTTTGACTTTGGTCAGTTGAACGCTTATAAAGAAGTTGTCGATTTCTTCCTGTTCGATACGAAAGGAAAACTTCCGGGCGGAACAGGAGAGAAATTTAATTGGGGAATTTTAGATCAGTACAAGCTCGATACCCCATTCTTTTTAAGTGGCGGAATACGGCCCGAAGACTGCGAAGATCTAAACAATCTTATATTCGAACACCTATTCGCAGTCGACATAAATAGCGGATTTGAATCAGAACCAGCAGTAAAAGAAACAGATAAAGTATCAAGCTTTATTCTTCAAATCAGAAAAAAACAAAAACACACGATATGAGCTATCAAGTCAACAAAAAAGGATATTACGGAGAGTTTGGCGGGGCGTTCATTCCCGAAATGATGCACCCGAACATTGAAGAATTGCAGGAAAAATACATGGAGATCATCAACTCCTACAATTTCCGTCAGGACTTCATCAGCTTGCTGAAACACTATGTGGGACGGCCGTCTCCACTTTACTTAGCCAAGCGGATGTCCGAAAAATATCAAACCAACATTTTCCTGAAACGGGAAGATTTGAACCACACCGGATCGCACAAAGTGAACAATACCATCGGACAAATTCTGTTGGCGAAGGCCTTGGGCAAAACCCGAATTATTGCCGAAACCGGCGCCGGTCAGCACGGCGTTGCCACAGCGACAGTTTGTGCCTTAATGAACATGAAATGTATTGTTTACATGGGCGCGTTGGACGTTCAACGGCAAGCTCCGAATGTGAAGAAAATGCGCATGCTCGGTGCCGAAGTGATTCCGGCCGAATCGGGAAACAAAACACTTAAAGACGCGACCAACGAAGCCATGCGCGACTGGATCAACAACCCGGTTGACACGCACTACATCATCGGTTCGGTTGTGGGGCCACATCCCTACCCCGACATGGTAGCCCGCTTTCAATCGGTTATCAGCGAAGAAATCAAATGGCAGCTCGACGAGCAAATGGGGCGCGAACTACCAACCCGTGTGATTGCCTGCGTGGGTGGCGGAAGTAACGCAGCCGGTGCTTTTTACCATTTCCTCGATACCGATAGTGTTGAATTGATTGGCGTGGAAGCTGCTGGAAAAGGTGTTGACACCGATGAAACCGCGGCGACATTAACACTTGGAAAACCAGGTGTGCTCCACAGTTCCCGTTCATACGTGATGCAGACAGAAGATGGTCAAATTATTGAACCTTATTCTATTTCTGCTGGTCTAGACTATCCGGGGATTGGGCCGATGCACGCTAACCTGCACGCTACCAAACGTGCCAAATACTTGTGGGCAACCGACGAAGAAGTGCTCGAGGCTGCATTGGAACTGACTCAATTGGAAGGTATCATCCCGGCACTTGAATCGGCACATGCTTTGGCCGCGTTGAAAAAAATCGATCTGAAACCGGAAGATATCAATGTAATCAACCTCTCGGGCCGTGGCGACAAAGACATGGAGACTTACTTAAATTACTTTGGCTATTGACGACAACCTTAGTCCGGGCTTGACTTCAAATTAAAGCCGGACTGGAA harbors:
- a CDS encoding family 20 glycosylhydrolase, giving the protein MRKFLILTVLSLCFTVQLIAQNTSKTLSLVPKPNQLEVLQGSFQLGGDVQIVCANKYLENEAEYLKMALSEATGFPFLISKSVSANTAIVLDIDSSIEGDEAYKIRSSAKQYEIVAKTSAGVFYGIQTFLQLLPPLEKGAVELPLVKIDDEPRFEWRGMHLDVCRHFYSVDVVKKLIDQMSRYKLNTFHWHLTEDQGWRIEIKKYPLLTEVGAWRDSTVVGHMSNYPRTWEGEKSGGFYTQEQVKDVVAYAQARHITIIPEIEMPGHAQAALAAYPWLGCFNDTLRPWTIWGVSENVYCAGKESTFKFLEDVLDEVIPLFPGAYFHVGGDECPKENWKKCPLCQKRMKEEGCKDEHELQSYFIQRMEHYLEKKGKKLIGWDEILEGGLAENAAVMSWRGEQGGIEAAELGHKVVMTPGNWCYFDHYQSTDPNEPTAIGGLTDLEEVYSYDPVPSHLDKEKQKLILGTQANVWTEYIPTAAHLEYMIYPRLCALSEVQWTQPENKDFADFEMRMDDNYLRLANNGIHFRVPPPEGLSPVQIYNSKEATISLSCAAETAVMRYTTDGSEPTEFSKVYEGPLTLKLDSDITLKVAAYLRDDSRSYTVTSVLKKREVKPVKLKNPEKGLDYKFYNGPFDSFEEVGGEPEKTGTVDWLVIPAEIMGKMKGWEFTGYIKVPTDGVYFFLLNSSCGAGLYIGDQLVIDNNGFNYDCMQSGKVELKAGYYPVTVKYFNTIYGQSIKLSYKKPGSDKLEVFPGENYFRK
- a CDS encoding Sb-PDE family phosphodiesterase, whose protein sequence is MKMLIRFGIIVYLAFLFVVPTAKGQIRKEIRIPDILGYQTLKCDFHMHTVFSDGDVWPTVRVQEAWREGLDVIAISDHIEYRPHSEDIDADLNRSYEVAKPLADQMGIVLVPAVEITRNMPPGHLNALFVKNANLLEREDWYEACVEAKEQGAFVFWNHPGWEVQQPDTMKWWPEHSRLLNAGILKGIEIYNDKQFYPKALNWAQEKNLVILGNSDLHEPSQQQYNGEDQKRPMTLVFSLDKTEAAIKAALLDNRTAVLFNDTLIGDRRFLTPIFIGAIQLKSKKLNLQNQDIKYLQIYNNSDIPFKLQQRQPSVGFSCPKEIILPPNRTVSIELTGISDEVAQMTTLKMFYEATNLITKRGENLPVNIDVPNK
- a CDS encoding anthranilate synthase component I family protein, which codes for MKPIQVKVDVKKILGDTLTPVSVYLKFRDLFPKSVLLESSDYHGNENAYSFICIKPLAGFEANEGEITVEYPGGVIEKLQVEDHFSVAKELNNFYKTFQLSGKTKEAPANGLFGYLSYDSVKYFEKIEIKTEKKDAYAIPEVRYHFYKYILAIDHAKDMISLIENLPEGEISEMSQIESLLKNLTFPSTTFEPVGEEVSNITDDEYRHMVTKGKEHCFRGDVFQIVLSRQFSQKYKGDEFQLYRALRTVNPSPYLFFFDYGDYRIFGSSPEAELRIKKGRAIINPIAGTFRRTGNDEQDRLLAEKLCADPKENAEHVMLVDLARNDLSRNADDVRVDNYREVQYFSHVIHLVSEVSGKLPDDTNMISVLGNSFPAGTLSGAPKHMAMQLIDRYENQRRSYYGGTIGFIGFDDSLNHAIMIRSFLAKGNTLFYQAGAGIVAGSVEENELQEVNNKLAALKKAIEIAKEL
- a CDS encoding anthranilate synthase component II, encoding MKIVVIDNYDSFTYNLVHAIKKISGQPVDVIRNDELELSDLEKYDKIVLSPGPGIPTEAGLLMDIIKEFAPRKSMLGVCLGHQAIGESFGAKLTNMSHVLHGIATPISVTSPDPILFEELPEKFDVGRYHSWIVDQEGLPDCLQITSLDENGQIMSLKHKQYDVRGVQFHPESVLTPLGEKIIANWLKN
- the trpD gene encoding anthranilate phosphoribosyltransferase, whose translation is MKDTLNYLFTGNNLTQEQARDVLTQIAEGKYTDAEIAAFLTVYRMRLVKAEELIGFREALLDLCVKVDFSEFDTIDVVGTGGDGKNTFNISTASCFVIAGAGYKVTKHGNYGLSSVSGASNMFEYFGYKFSNDVDKLRREVDEIGICFFHAPLFHPAMKNVGPVRRALKVRTLFNMMGPIINPCSPKNQLVGVSDLQIMDLYNQVFKDGDQSYMLVHALDGYDEVSLTGDTRYIDNGMEDNLSPDDFGFSVLTPEELSGGATIEDAAAIFKNIMNATATEAQMNVVIANAALAIKCMHPGKTLSDCVAEANESLKGKKALAVFTKLMNSN
- the trpC gene encoding indole-3-glycerol phosphate synthase TrpC, whose translation is MTILDEINNNKRREVAAAKEKISLEDLKKSPFFGRKTNSLKAALRTPGASGIIAEFKTKSPSKGMINENAEVTEVTSGYVAAGVSGLSVLTDRNYFGGSFENLAKARFTNPKTPILRKDFMLDPYQVYEAKAHGADLILLIAASLSKDEMLKLTELAKELELEVLVEVHTEEEIEKLNPMVDLVGVNNRNLKTFEVDVETSIRLGKLLPEDMIRISESGLSSIDNIQYLRANGYEGFLMGENFMKTENPAQACADFISKLKA
- a CDS encoding phosphoribosylanthranilate isomerase, which translates into the protein MTGLKIKVCGMRDPKNIDAVCSASPDYIGFIFYPKSKRYVGDNPDESIFSRVPATTIKVGVFVNEDAPKVIEICQKYKLQVAQLHGHESVDYCREIKNAGLTVFKAFSVFDDFDFGQLNAYKEVVDFFLFDTKGKLPGGTGEKFNWGILDQYKLDTPFFLSGGIRPEDCEDLNNLIFEHLFAVDINSGFESEPAVKETDKVSSFILQIRKKQKHTI
- the trpB gene encoding tryptophan synthase subunit beta, with the translated sequence MSYQVNKKGYYGEFGGAFIPEMMHPNIEELQEKYMEIINSYNFRQDFISLLKHYVGRPSPLYLAKRMSEKYQTNIFLKREDLNHTGSHKVNNTIGQILLAKALGKTRIIAETGAGQHGVATATVCALMNMKCIVYMGALDVQRQAPNVKKMRMLGAEVIPAESGNKTLKDATNEAMRDWINNPVDTHYIIGSVVGPHPYPDMVARFQSVISEEIKWQLDEQMGRELPTRVIACVGGGSNAAGAFYHFLDTDSVELIGVEAAGKGVDTDETAATLTLGKPGVLHSSRSYVMQTEDGQIIEPYSISAGLDYPGIGPMHANLHATKRAKYLWATDEEVLEAALELTQLEGIIPALESAHALAALKKIDLKPEDINVINLSGRGDKDMETYLNYFGY